One Algibacter sp. L3A6 genomic region harbors:
- a CDS encoding LytR/AlgR family response regulator transcription factor: MIRYILVDDNPNTLVTVKNKIDKLPKEYELKHIESYDSSKKAFEEINEDDYDLLIVDFEMPVYNGIELAKKIATNKKIIFLTSTTNNGPKMMNALTDPGYLSKPFDTEEFEEILKDKIINKVTNKTIDNQDTIVTLAIGSTQDIRFQTNNTYYITSSRNILSIQSKKNYVNFYGAQDKVVVSDVRETINNLSKKLEIYGFVKINQSTLVNLTKFDKRINKKLYLRDCKEEFKIGETEIDNIKTKLHN; this comes from the coding sequence ATGATACGTTATATACTTGTCGATGACAATCCAAATACTTTAGTAACTGTAAAAAATAAAATTGATAAGCTACCAAAAGAGTATGAATTAAAACATATCGAAAGTTATGATAGTTCTAAAAAAGCATTTGAAGAAATAAACGAAGATGACTACGATTTACTTATTGTAGATTTTGAAATGCCAGTATATAATGGTATTGAATTGGCAAAAAAAATTGCAACTAATAAAAAAATTATTTTTTTAACGTCTACTACAAATAATGGCCCTAAAATGATGAATGCCTTAACCGACCCAGGTTACTTGAGCAAGCCTTTTGATACTGAGGAATTTGAAGAAATTCTTAAAGACAAGATTATTAATAAAGTAACCAATAAAACTATAGATAATCAAGACACTATAGTAACTCTAGCAATTGGATCCACACAAGACATTCGTTTTCAAACAAACAACACCTATTATATAACTAGTTCTAGAAATATATTATCTATACAATCTAAAAAAAATTATGTTAACTTTTATGGAGCACAAGATAAGGTTGTAGTAAGTGACGTAAGAGAAACGATTAATAATCTCTCCAAAAAACTTGAGATTTATGGTTTTGTAAAAATTAATCAAAGCACGCTTGTTAACTTAACTAAATTTGACAAACGTATTAATAAAAAATTATATTTAAGAGACTGTAAAGAAGAATTTAAAATTGGTGAAACTGAAATAGATAATATTAAAACAAAGCTACATAATTAA